The genomic interval CTCATTTTGCTATTCATGCAAGGAGTTGATGCTACATTACCAATTTATCATTACATGAATATTTAATGCTTCAGAGagcttttggttttgatttctcACTTATTATTGTTCTGTAAATAATTTCAGGACCGCAGGCCAGGAAGAGAGTATGGACGCTCACCACGTGATGCTGCAAAGCGTGTTATGGAGTCAGGTGATAGTAGCGGATATGACAGTGGTGCCCAAACTAACATATCAGTATGGAGAAAGCAAGAAGTTGAAGAAGTGAATTAGCCGCCTACCAGTTACCAGCTTCATGTGTAAGGTGAAATGACACACCTTGTTTTACTCATGTGCCCATGTCTAGATCTAGATCAACCGTTATTTACTTTCCTGTATAGTAGCTAGTCATGTCAATATGAGTTTGGAGTCCAGCATTTTGTTCTCTTCTCTTGATGTAATTTGAATAACTAGAATTCCATTCTGCTTTTTCCCACTGGCTGTTGTATAACTATCTCAGTATAAATAGATCATTTCACTTCTCTGTGTCTTCAAGCATCATCATATGCATCATATGGTCTGAAACTCTGAATCTTTTTCTCCTGTCGGTGCGTTTCTATTGCTCTTTAGTCATAAATCATATTATCAAACTTTTGATCCACTGAAACAACTAGGGAGATATAGTTTATACTAGGATTTGCTATGTTTAGGCAAAACTAGAATAACTTTCGGGTCCTACAGTTCACAGGTATGGATTGCAATTGATTTTGTTAACTTTTGGCTTGAAGGGTGTGGGACTCTGTTTTGTTGTACAAGAAACCTTGACAGCTATGAGTGAATTCACGGAAGGGTGAAACTTTGGACCCCTCAGTTATGCGTTATGCTGGCTTTGTGTTTTGGTCtcaatgcaaaagttattatGGGACCTtctcttctgttttttttacCTTCTGGCTTTCTCTTCCAATTCCTCATTAGGTCCCGCACCCAACTTTGAAAATGTTGGtggttttgagttcttgttATTTGTTTCACTTTTGGACTGAACATCAAAACATTTGACATTCAGCTTTTGTTTTATActtaagagaaaaatactttATTTTCCAGATGCTGTATAAATACAGGTAGTAAGAAGAACAGCACAGGAAAAAGACTTGTCCACGCTGCTCTGCCTACTTCTCACAGCTATACAGTATGTGTATTTGATGAGGTGATGACATGACAAGCATGGTGCTTCTCAATTCTGTTAGAGACGAGTGGAAACacgttttaatttgttttactTTGTGTTTGAGGTTTATTTTGTATCAACTAGTTGATAATTGCTACTACAGGGCTTGATACTATGTGGTTATACTGGTCAATCCATCTTAAATAACCATAGATAACACTTGGGGCATCACTATCGACCGCTATGCTCAGAGTGAAACCTTGCTCTTGATTCTTGCCTGTGAATACTAGAATACTAGGCTGTACTGTAATCCTCATCCCTTTCGGAACTTCTAAATATGCTCTGTAGGTTGATGTATCATCCCCCACGTTTGTCGCAACCCTGCTGAAGTCTTTGGCTTTAGGGGAGTCTGTTCCATTAAAAATGGCTATGAAAGAAGGGTAGTTTAGGTCAGCAGCTTTTGAGCTGCAGTGCCACTGGCTTCGTCTGATAACAGCTTTCATTTCGTTGTCATTATACCCAAGGCCACATAGAAACTCAATGTAATCCTGCACGTCCATGTCATAGATTAGTCCAGGGTTCATGGCTTTGTTTGGGTTGATATGGCCTGCACCAAAATCCAAGGGCGTTCCGGGACGATGATACCTTTGAATTTGTAAGGTCTTTCGAGTATTGTCAGTTGAGTATGCGGTGGTCATGATGGCCGATCGGATGGCTGCTGGACTCCATTCTCGGTGAACAGCCTTAAGCAGAGCTGCCACTCCGGCGACATGGGGTGTCGCCATTGATGTTCCTGAGTCTAGTGCATAATCTGTCACAAAATCATAATTGTTTACTGTCATGCATCGCTTGTTTGGTATAACTGCTGCAAGCACATTGACTCCTGGAGCAAGAATGTCTGGTTTTAGAATACCCGGAGTGATCGGGTCTGGTCCTTTTGAAGAGAACTCCGCTACTTCTGGTGAGGGTTTGGTACCCAAGTTTGTGTGCACAAAACTCAGGTTCTTAACTCGAGTTGTATTGGCCTGTGTTGCATAGTCTCTGATCAAGTCCCCTGTCGCTAATGGAACAATGATGGCAGGAATGGAGAAGTCTTCTGGGTCTACAGATGTGAAATCTGCCATGAAGATCCCAGCATAACCACCTGCCCTCTCTACCTCTTTCATTTGCCCTTTCACATCAGTGTCAGTGGAATTATCGCAGATCACTACCTTTCCCTTCACTTCTTTATGGTCCAGTGCCCCAAAATTGCATACTGCTTTGTCTACATTGTCTTTGCCGTAGTAGAATGGCGCATCAGTAATGTAAACGCTCTCCGGGAAGTATGATGTTCCTTCAACTGTCAAACCATTATCCAGAGTCAATGTTGCAGTGAAGGTGCGATCAAGTGTGCCGGCCCCTACTGTTGTGATCCAGGGTGCTCCATTGTATGTTGTATTGTACTCCCCGTCATTTCCAGCAGCACAAATAACAACAATTCCCTTTTCAAGTGCAGAAAGAGAAGCAATGGCAATGACATCCTTGAAATAAGGAAAAAAGTCAAAGCCTAAGGACAGTGACATTATGTCAACACCATCAGCAATTGCCTGGTCCATGCCTGCAAGCACGTCACTAGCTACAAGCATTCCTGCTGATGCGTCTGTTTCCCAAATGACCTTGTACATGGCAACATGGGCTCGCGGTGCCACCCCTCTTGCTGTGCCTTTTGCATATCCGAAATGACTTGCGCCAAGTACATAGTTACCTGCAGCTGTTGATGAAGTGTGAGTTCCATGACCAAACCAATCCCTTGGTGAATCAAAGTCATGTTTTTTAGAGATTTTGAGTCCTGCTGCTTTCAGGCCTTTGCTAAAGGATCGAGCCCCAATGAGCTTGTTGTTGCAGAGAGATCGGCTGAAGTCAGTTCCATTCTCGCATGCGCCTTTCCATCTTTTTGGCACTTCAGACATTCCCCTATCACTAAAACTCTCGCTCTCTGGCCACACTCCAGTATCTATAATCCCTATGATCACATCTTGGCCAGATGAGGAAGCAAGCAATAAGCCAGAGTTTTGTTGTAGGCCTAAAAACTTGGAGCTGTGTGTTGTGAAGAGCTTGCCAAAAGACTCGGGGTATGTAGCTACATGCGCCGGGGATTTTTCCAATTCCAACAGTTGAGAGGCTGTGAGCTTGGCACTGAAGCCATGCATGACATGGCTGTATGAGTACAACAACAATTCGTTCTCTTGAATAGCCAGAGACGAAGATGACAGTAGAGACCTGTGCCATGATTCATGGGTGGCGAAAGACGTAGGTTTGTGGGAATGATCCAGGTGAATGATGTATGTCTGAGATTCCTCAGCATTTGAAACTGCATTGTTGATCTGCAGTATGGTAAGCACTAACAGAGAGATCATCGGGTGGAAACCCATCTTTCTAGATATAGCAAAGTATACGAGATACGGAAGTAAATTTATACAAAAATGATATTGCTAACTGTATAAACTATAAGAACATGTCGGATAATCTTATGCGGCTTTGTTTAATTGCTGAACGATATGTTCAAAGTTCATACATGTTGAATTGATATAATTTCTTTTGCTCGATTTCCTCTA from Argentina anserina chromosome 2, drPotAnse1.1, whole genome shotgun sequence carries:
- the LOC126784281 gene encoding subtilisin-like protease SBT3, whose translation is MGFHPMISLLVLTILQINNAVSNAEESQTYIIHLDHSHKPTSFATHESWHRSLLSSSSLAIQENELLLYSYSHVMHGFSAKLTASQLLELEKSPAHVATYPESFGKLFTTHSSKFLGLQQNSGLLLASSSGQDVIIGIIDTGVWPESESFSDRGMSEVPKRWKGACENGTDFSRSLCNNKLIGARSFSKGLKAAGLKISKKHDFDSPRDWFGHGTHTSSTAAGNYVLGASHFGYAKGTARGVAPRAHVAMYKVIWETDASAGMLVASDVLAGMDQAIADGVDIMSLSLGFDFFPYFKDVIAIASLSALEKGIVVICAAGNDGEYNTTYNGAPWITTVGAGTLDRTFTATLTLDNGLTVEGTSYFPESVYITDAPFYYGKDNVDKAVCNFGALDHKEVKGKVVICDNSTDTDVKGQMKEVERAGGYAGIFMADFTSVDPEDFSIPAIIVPLATGDLIRDYATQANTTRVKNLSFVHTNLGTKPSPEVAEFSSKGPDPITPGILKPDILAPGVNVLAAVIPNKRCMTVNNYDFVTDYALDSGTSMATPHVAGVAALLKAVHREWSPAAIRSAIMTTAYSTDNTRKTLQIQRYHRPGTPLDFGAGHINPNKAMNPGLIYDMDVQDYIEFLCGLGYNDNEMKAVIRRSQWHCSSKAADLNYPSFIAIFNGTDSPKAKDFSRVATNVGDDTSTYRAYLEVPKGMRITVQPSILVFTGKNQEQGFTLSIAVDSDAPSVIYGYLRWIDQYNHIVSSPVVAIIN